In a genomic window of Candidatus Bathyarchaeota archaeon:
- a CDS encoding ATP-NAD kinase family protein, whose translation MTQAIPTKTVGFIVNPVAGMGGAVGLKGTDGKAILQQAIQLGAKPIATQRAQTFLTELSAAKEHLKLVVGAGDMGESKAKKLGFNIQVVGEAKTETSSEDTQAIAKAIIEAGVDLLVYCGGDGTTRDIQKIVELKVPVLGVPTGVKMHSALFAVSPQAAARVAITYLWYGLPLREAEVMDIDEQEFRQGHLSAELYGYMLSPFEPHLIQGNKMESPTTINEVENQAAIALYLIEEMQPDVLYIVGPGTTTRTVADLLDQKKTLLGVDLFWNKKIIQKDVNEKQTLQALEGKASRIVVTPIGGQGFIFGRGNQQISAKVIRKVGVDNITVIATKSKLDRLVSLRADTGDSGLDEEVRQRGIRVITDYKTTQEMAIE comes from the coding sequence ATGACACAGGCTATCCCAACAAAAACCGTGGGCTTCATAGTAAACCCAGTCGCAGGCATGGGCGGAGCCGTCGGACTTAAAGGCACAGACGGCAAAGCCATCCTCCAACAAGCCATCCAGCTTGGCGCCAAACCCATCGCTACACAACGCGCTCAAACATTTTTAACCGAACTATCAGCCGCCAAAGAGCACCTAAAACTAGTTGTCGGTGCAGGCGACATGGGAGAGAGTAAAGCAAAAAAGTTGGGCTTCAACATCCAAGTTGTAGGAGAAGCAAAAACAGAAACCTCCTCTGAGGACACTCAAGCCATCGCCAAAGCCATCATAGAAGCAGGAGTAGACTTGCTGGTTTATTGTGGCGGCGACGGAACCACCCGCGACATCCAAAAAATCGTGGAACTCAAAGTCCCCGTGCTGGGTGTTCCGACAGGGGTTAAGATGCATAGTGCATTATTTGCGGTGAGTCCCCAAGCGGCGGCAAGAGTAGCCATAACTTACTTGTGGTATGGGCTACCGCTACGGGAAGCAGAGGTCATGGATATAGATGAACAGGAATTTCGCCAAGGACACCTCTCCGCGGAACTCTACGGGTACATGCTCAGCCCCTTTGAGCCGCATCTGATTCAAGGCAACAAAATGGAAAGCCCCACAACAATAAACGAGGTGGAAAACCAAGCCGCCATCGCCCTCTACCTCATCGAGGAAATGCAGCCCGACGTGCTCTACATTGTGGGTCCAGGAACCACCACCCGCACCGTCGCAGACCTTTTGGACCAGAAAAAAACGTTGCTGGGCGTGGACTTGTTTTGGAACAAAAAAATCATCCAAAAAGACGTTAACGAAAAACAGACCCTCCAAGCCCTCGAAGGCAAAGCCTCACGTATTGTGGTGACTCCTATTGGTGGGCAGGGCTTTATTTTTGGCAGGGGTAATCAGCAAATCAGCGCAAAAGTCATCCGCAAAGTCGGCGTTGACAACATCACCGTAATTGCCACTAAAAGCAAGTTGGATAGGCTTGTGAGTTTGCGAGCTGACACAGGAGATTCGGGTTTGGATGAGGAGGTTAGGCAACGCGGCATCAGGGTTATTACGGATTATAAGACGACGCAGGAAATGGCAATCGAATAG
- a CDS encoding DUF996 domain-containing protein produces MNFENNKKLAGEASILLLLSIIPYVGWVLGIIGIVLLLKSMKEFSAQYQDERIYQNSWTGIKYYIVALVAATVAVTAMVIGFASAIGFGLTGSFAFTAGFGVGLIALIAGLVTAFVFYVLAATHLKTTFNILAEKSGDQTFATAGTLLWVGSILTIILVGLVLIFIAWIFAAIGFFSMKNQSTPQYTAQPYGYTPPQQPAQPFQPTQTSKA; encoded by the coding sequence ATGAACTTTGAAAATAACAAAAAACTAGCTGGCGAAGCATCAATACTGCTTCTGCTCAGCATAATCCCATATGTTGGATGGGTCCTAGGTATAATTGGCATCGTGCTGCTCCTCAAAAGCATGAAGGAGTTCTCAGCACAATATCAAGATGAACGCATCTACCAGAACTCTTGGACGGGCATCAAATACTACATCGTTGCTTTAGTCGCAGCAACCGTAGCAGTAACAGCAATGGTCATCGGCTTCGCATCAGCAATAGGCTTTGGCTTAACAGGCTCATTCGCATTCACCGCAGGCTTTGGCGTCGGCTTAATCGCATTAATCGCAGGCCTCGTTACCGCATTTGTCTTCTACGTGCTTGCCGCAACACACCTAAAAACAACCTTCAACATCCTCGCAGAAAAATCAGGCGACCAAACATTTGCAACCGCAGGCACCCTACTCTGGGTCGGCTCCATACTAACCATAATCCTCGTCGGCTTAGTGCTAATCTTCATCGCCTGGATATTCGCCGCCATAGGCTTCTTCAGCATGAAGAACCAATCAACCCCACAATACACTGCCCAACCCTACGGCTACACTCCACCCCAACAACCAGCACAGCCCTTCCAGCCTACACAAACCTCAAAAGCATAA
- a CDS encoding TrpB-like pyridoxal phosphate-dependent enzyme, with protein MPDKKILLKEEDIPKQWYNIVPDLPHPLPPFIEAETGKPGVGIVPRIFPKAIIGQEISQDRWIDIPEDVREVYRIWRPSPLFRAFSLEKALKTPAKIYYKYEGVSPSGSHKTNSAVPQAYYNMKEGITRVTTETGAGQWGSALSFAANKFGLEATVYMVRASFDQKPYRKAMMNAFGAECVASPSNRTAAGRKILAEDPDSRGSLGIAISEAVEDSLESEKTSKKANYTIGSVFNHVCMHQTVAGLEAQKQLAMVEDYPDAIYGCIGGGSSFSGLFWPFYYDKTSKKAPKETKFIAVEPTACPKVTRGYYTYDHGDTAKLTPLVPMHTLGHDFMPAPIHAGGLRYHGIAPTISVLAKEKQISTLAVNQVEAFDAAKIFIRSEGIIPSPESTHAIKAVCDEARACAKTNTQKTLLFALTGHGFFDMSAYDEYFNGHLQPYEYPAEKVAESMEKLRKLYPWLSEVSKQYIG; from the coding sequence TTGCCAGACAAAAAAATCCTACTCAAAGAAGAAGACATACCAAAACAATGGTACAACATCGTGCCCGACCTGCCCCATCCCCTTCCGCCCTTCATAGAAGCGGAAACCGGAAAACCAGGCGTCGGCATCGTCCCTAGAATTTTCCCCAAAGCAATCATCGGACAAGAAATCAGCCAAGACCGCTGGATAGACATCCCAGAAGACGTCCGAGAAGTCTACCGCATCTGGAGACCCAGCCCCCTCTTCCGCGCCTTCAGCCTCGAGAAAGCGCTCAAGACACCAGCTAAAATTTACTACAAGTACGAAGGTGTCTCCCCCTCGGGAAGCCACAAAACCAACAGCGCCGTACCCCAAGCCTATTACAACATGAAAGAAGGCATCACCCGCGTCACAACCGAAACAGGCGCAGGACAATGGGGTAGCGCACTCAGCTTTGCAGCTAACAAATTCGGCTTAGAAGCCACAGTCTACATGGTCCGCGCAAGCTTCGACCAGAAGCCCTACCGCAAAGCCATGATGAATGCTTTCGGCGCCGAATGCGTCGCCAGCCCAAGCAACAGAACCGCGGCAGGCAGAAAAATCCTCGCCGAAGACCCCGACAGCAGAGGCAGCCTCGGCATAGCCATCAGCGAAGCCGTCGAGGACTCATTAGAAAGCGAGAAGACCAGCAAGAAAGCCAACTATACCATCGGCAGCGTCTTCAACCACGTCTGCATGCACCAAACCGTCGCTGGCCTAGAAGCCCAAAAGCAGTTGGCAATGGTAGAGGACTACCCTGACGCGATTTACGGCTGCATCGGTGGAGGCAGCAGCTTCTCAGGTCTGTTCTGGCCATTCTACTACGACAAAACCTCCAAGAAGGCACCTAAAGAAACCAAATTCATCGCAGTTGAACCAACAGCATGCCCCAAGGTCACACGCGGCTACTACACCTATGACCACGGCGACACCGCCAAACTAACTCCACTTGTCCCCATGCACACCCTTGGTCACGACTTCATGCCAGCCCCAATCCACGCGGGAGGACTCCGATACCACGGCATCGCCCCAACCATCAGCGTGCTAGCCAAAGAAAAACAAATCAGCACCCTAGCCGTCAACCAAGTTGAGGCGTTTGACGCAGCAAAAATCTTCATCCGAAGCGAAGGCATCATCCCCTCACCAGAATCCACCCACGCCATCAAAGCAGTCTGCGACGAAGCCCGAGCATGCGCAAAAACCAACACACAAAAAACTTTGTTGTTCGCCTTGACGGGTCACGGATTCTTTGACATGTCCGCCTACGATGAATACTTCAATGGACACCTTCAACCCTACGAGTATCCAGCCGAAAAAGTCGCCGAATCCATGGAGAAACTCCGCAAACTCTACCCATGGCTAAGCGAAGTCTCCAAACAATACATCGGCTAA
- a CDS encoding amino acid-binding protein, with amino-acid sequence MWNKIKTQLDDYPERLKVARVLIENGLSAQDDKIYLNQIEIPPIRIARVAGVDRRTVNETLTTIHDNPELRMIFEEIRPAGHSLKEIAKHLNLGVLEITPTSAGTRGILANTAMALSKAGLGIRQAIVDDPELSPEPKLTLIVEKKIPGELIPELLKIPGVAKVSVY; translated from the coding sequence ATGTGGAACAAAATCAAAACCCAACTCGACGACTACCCCGAACGCCTAAAAGTCGCACGCGTACTCATAGAAAACGGCTTATCCGCCCAAGACGACAAAATCTACCTCAACCAAATCGAAATCCCCCCCATCCGCATCGCACGCGTCGCAGGCGTCGACCGACGAACCGTCAACGAAACCCTCACAACAATCCACGACAACCCCGAACTTCGCATGATATTTGAAGAAATCCGCCCCGCAGGCCACAGCCTAAAAGAAATCGCCAAACACCTAAACCTCGGCGTGCTTGAAATCACCCCCACCAGCGCTGGCACACGAGGCATACTTGCCAACACAGCCATGGCTCTTAGCAAAGCCGGACTGGGTATTCGGCAAGCCATTGTAGATGACCCTGAACTCTCACCTGAACCAAAACTTACACTCATTGTGGAGAAAAAAATCCCCGGCGAACTCATTCCTGAGTTGCTAAAGATTCCGGGCGTTGCAAAAGTATCTGTCTACTGA
- a CDS encoding thioredoxin family protein: MDSNLKVTILTASCCNPALKPMDEQYTKRVKQALGTVNTHAEIEVVTATEAYYGKKIGDMSKLRPLFDRYGMDALPALFVNEELALYGGLPSIDKLVEVLQKAIKPKEV; encoded by the coding sequence ATGGACAGTAATCTGAAAGTCACGATTCTTACAGCCTCCTGCTGTAACCCAGCACTCAAACCGATGGATGAGCAATATACAAAAAGAGTCAAACAAGCCCTTGGCACCGTAAACACTCATGCGGAGATTGAGGTTGTGACTGCAACCGAAGCATATTATGGTAAAAAAATCGGTGACATGAGCAAACTCAGACCCCTCTTTGACAGATACGGGATGGATGCACTGCCGGCTCTATTTGTCAATGAGGAGTTGGCGCTCTATGGGGGGTTACCCTCAATCGATAAATTGGTTGAAGTGCTGCAGAAGGCAATCAAACCCAAAGAGGTATAA
- a CDS encoding arsenical pump-driving ATPase GET3: MNESNIKKIIEKRKFLFFGGKGGVGKTTMAAATATWLADQGYNTLIVATDPTVSLSATYEQKIGETETTKIDKIENLCGLNINPKKATGVFQNRLQGMMQNFDQILGKDAISTPCAEETAAFDQFVTYLGDKNYDHVVFDTAPTGHTLRELSMPFDWSSYMTNQIKNRKELSEALGGVDENTIEGLKQEKNRYDQAVKSLSDETTSAFNLVLLPEKLPIEETARAVEDLSKFGINVASLIVNEVIPTNVLNGNWFLEKRRATQEKYFKEIETRFEGLLRREVPLFETDIYGIESLRKVGKQLYGQ; the protein is encoded by the coding sequence ATGAATGAATCCAACATCAAAAAAATCATAGAAAAAAGAAAATTCCTATTCTTCGGCGGCAAAGGCGGCGTCGGAAAAACAACCATGGCAGCCGCAACAGCCACATGGCTAGCCGACCAAGGATACAACACACTAATCGTAGCAACCGACCCCACAGTCAGCCTCTCCGCAACCTACGAACAAAAAATCGGAGAAACCGAAACCACAAAAATAGACAAAATCGAAAATCTCTGCGGCTTAAACATCAACCCCAAAAAAGCTACAGGCGTCTTCCAAAACCGCCTCCAAGGCATGATGCAGAATTTTGACCAAATCCTCGGAAAAGACGCCATCAGCACCCCATGCGCAGAAGAAACGGCAGCCTTCGACCAGTTCGTCACCTACTTAGGCGACAAAAACTACGACCACGTCGTATTCGACACCGCCCCCACAGGACACACCCTAAGAGAACTATCAATGCCCTTTGACTGGTCAAGCTACATGACTAACCAAATCAAAAATCGAAAAGAACTCTCCGAAGCCTTAGGCGGCGTAGACGAAAACACAATAGAAGGGCTAAAACAGGAGAAGAACCGCTATGACCAAGCCGTAAAAAGCCTCTCAGACGAAACAACCTCCGCCTTCAACCTCGTACTACTGCCTGAAAAGTTGCCAATTGAGGAGACCGCTCGTGCCGTCGAGGACCTATCCAAGTTTGGCATAAACGTCGCCTCATTGATTGTTAACGAAGTTATCCCAACCAACGTTCTTAATGGCAACTGGTTTCTGGAGAAAAGGCGAGCTACACAAGAAAAATACTTTAAAGAAATAGAAACCCGATTTGAAGGGCTCCTAAGAAGAGAGGTTCCCCTCTTTGAAACCGACATCTATGGCATCGAAAGCCTCAGAAAGGTAGGGAAGCAACTCTATGGACAGTAA
- a CDS encoding PadR family transcriptional regulator, whose amino-acid sequence MQPPQPNISGNLQAKIMMLLREEELCGIDIMKRLRLKSPGTIYPVLENLRTKGLIDYKTETNGATRKKIYFLTETGTKKMHDHLTSSMKFCCDTSNYVNKILGNIQGLIEINRHEKVLSTLDHNELKRFLKGADITYSSDLKVPADTFDTALSFIGVGCLIGNTDSDITDCLRKLHASLKKGGHLLAIETEKTDNMFSQILFEDVFGLNKPPGLCRDELKQILEKTGFRDIVVTAKMGLLYATAQK is encoded by the coding sequence ATGCAGCCACCCCAACCCAACATTTCAGGCAATCTACAAGCTAAAATAATGATGCTCCTAAGAGAAGAAGAGCTATGCGGAATCGATATAATGAAACGCCTGCGATTAAAAAGCCCCGGCACAATCTACCCCGTATTAGAAAACCTGCGAACAAAAGGGTTAATTGACTACAAAACCGAAACAAACGGTGCAACACGTAAAAAGATCTATTTCCTCACCGAAACTGGCACAAAAAAGATGCATGACCACCTTACCAGTTCTATGAAATTTTGCTGTGACACATCCAACTATGTTAACAAGATTTTAGGAAACATACAGGGTCTAATAGAAATTAATCGTCACGAAAAAGTGCTCTCCACATTAGACCATAATGAGCTCAAACGTTTTCTGAAGGGTGCCGATATAACGTATTCAAGTGACCTAAAAGTTCCAGCTGATACGTTTGATACTGCGCTGAGCTTTATAGGCGTAGGTTGCTTAATTGGAAATACCGACTCCGATATTACTGACTGCTTAAGGAAGCTCCATGCAAGTTTGAAGAAAGGCGGGCATCTTTTAGCTATCGAAACAGAAAAAACCGATAACATGTTTAGCCAAATCCTCTTTGAAGACGTTTTCGGGTTAAATAAGCCGCCGGGGCTGTGTCGGGATGAATTGAAACAAATTTTGGAGAAGACAGGGTTTAGGGATATTGTAGTTACCGCCAAGATGGGTTTGCTATATGCAACTGCCCAAAAATAA
- a CDS encoding zinc ribbon domain-containing protein, translating into MKYCPNCGTPLVEPNPKFCSECGGKLNVEQISSKVVTLPMPSMSEEDIGPVKLNTYNLGVALENTTASILEKMGYSVEKRKRLPTKSGATAEIDLLLTRGNRRRLVECKNYDPSRSVPVSDMRIFKDKVTDTAFFQVYL; encoded by the coding sequence TTGAAATATTGTCCTAATTGCGGTACCCCTCTTGTAGAACCAAACCCAAAATTTTGCTCTGAATGTGGCGGGAAATTGAATGTGGAGCAAATTTCAAGCAAGGTTGTTACCTTACCTATGCCCTCTATGTCTGAAGAAGACATTGGGCCTGTTAAGTTAAACACTTACAACCTTGGAGTTGCTTTAGAAAATACAACTGCATCCATTTTGGAGAAAATGGGTTACTCAGTAGAAAAAAGAAAACGTCTACCCACAAAAAGTGGTGCAACAGCTGAAATTGACCTTTTGCTGACTAGAGGTAATAGGCGTAGACTTGTTGAGTGTAAAAATTATGACCCCTCACGGAGTGTGCCCGTATCTGACATGAGAATATTCAAAGATAAGGTGACGGACACGGCATTCTTTCAGGTTTATTTGTAA
- the thsB gene encoding thermosome subunit beta, which translates to MSAASSQAGGIPIMVLREGSNRSRGREAQHSNIMAAKVVAESVRSALGPRGMDKMLVDNFGDVTVTSDGRTILDEMDVQHPAAKMLVEVSKTQDKEAGDGTTSVVIIAGELLSRAEELIDKNIHPTIIIDGYLKAADKALEVLDKIALPVDLKSGELLKKAAATSMGSKLVAEHKDYLAELAVKAMQAVADKQPDGSIHADVDDVKVEKKTGESLRDTTLINGIVLDKEIVHSGMPKRVENAKIALLDTSLENEKPEMDAKLNIETPEQIESFLKQEEIMLRALVDKIVASGANVVICQKGIDDMVQHFLARKGIIAVRRAKKSDMEKLSRATGGKIISSLDALAAADLGCAALVEERRTGDDKMTYVEGCKNPRSVTLLIRGGTQRMIAEAERSIHDALCVVKDLLEEPRVVAGGSAPETEIASVLRKYAQTLAGREQLAVQVYADSLESIATTLAENAGLDPVDILSQLRAAHEAGQVWAGINIAEGKVVDITKLEVYEPLAVKKQIIKSATDAATMILKIDDVISSAKMKSPPMPPGGGMPGGGMGMGGMGGYPGME; encoded by the coding sequence TTGTCAGCAGCATCATCACAAGCAGGCGGTATTCCTATAATGGTCCTTAGGGAAGGTTCGAATAGGAGCCGTGGCAGAGAAGCCCAGCATAGTAACATTATGGCTGCTAAAGTTGTCGCGGAAAGCGTCCGAAGCGCGTTAGGTCCACGCGGTATGGATAAGATGTTGGTGGACAACTTCGGAGACGTCACAGTCACAAGCGACGGCCGCACCATCCTTGACGAAATGGATGTACAGCACCCCGCCGCGAAAATGCTCGTCGAAGTCTCCAAAACCCAAGACAAAGAAGCAGGCGACGGCACCACCTCCGTGGTCATCATCGCTGGCGAACTCCTCAGCCGCGCAGAAGAACTCATAGACAAAAACATTCACCCAACCATAATCATCGACGGCTACCTCAAAGCAGCCGACAAAGCGCTTGAGGTGCTTGACAAAATCGCCCTACCCGTTGATTTAAAATCAGGCGAACTCCTCAAAAAGGCAGCTGCAACTTCGATGGGCAGCAAACTTGTAGCCGAACACAAAGATTACCTTGCAGAGTTGGCAGTTAAAGCCATGCAAGCAGTCGCCGACAAACAACCCGACGGCAGCATCCACGCCGACGTCGATGACGTAAAAGTCGAAAAGAAAACTGGCGAATCCCTCCGCGATACCACACTAATCAACGGCATTGTGCTTGACAAAGAAATCGTCCACTCTGGTATGCCTAAACGCGTCGAAAACGCCAAAATTGCCTTACTTGATACATCGTTAGAAAATGAGAAGCCCGAGATGGATGCCAAACTAAACATCGAAACCCCCGAGCAGATCGAATCCTTCCTTAAACAAGAAGAAATCATGCTAAGAGCTTTAGTTGACAAAATCGTTGCCTCCGGCGCAAACGTGGTTATCTGCCAAAAAGGCATTGATGACATGGTTCAGCATTTCTTGGCGCGCAAAGGCATTATAGCTGTGCGACGTGCCAAAAAATCTGACATGGAAAAACTTTCCCGCGCGACTGGCGGCAAAATTATCAGCAGTCTCGACGCTTTAGCCGCAGCTGATTTAGGTTGTGCAGCTTTGGTTGAGGAGCGTCGTACGGGTGATGATAAGATGACTTATGTTGAGGGATGCAAAAACCCCCGTTCCGTAACGTTGCTTATTCGAGGCGGCACTCAGCGCATGATTGCTGAGGCTGAACGCAGTATCCACGACGCACTCTGTGTCGTCAAAGACCTGCTTGAAGAACCTCGAGTGGTGGCTGGCGGAAGCGCACCTGAAACCGAAATCGCATCGGTTCTGCGCAAATATGCTCAAACCCTTGCGGGTCGGGAGCAGTTGGCAGTGCAGGTTTACGCGGACTCGCTGGAATCCATCGCGACGACTTTGGCGGAGAATGCGGGGTTGGATCCTGTGGATATTTTATCTCAGTTACGTGCGGCGCATGAGGCTGGTCAGGTTTGGGCTGGCATCAACATTGCCGAGGGCAAAGTCGTTGATATCACCAAGCTGGAGGTTTATGAGCCGCTCGCAGTCAAAAAGCAAATAATCAAATCCGCAACGGATGCAGCAACTATGATTCTAAAAATCGACGATGTGATTTCGTCGGCTAAGATGAAGTCTCCTCCTATGCCACCTGGAGGAGGTATGCCTGGCGGCGGTATGGGCATGGGCGGTATGGGTGGATATCCAGGCATGGAGTAA
- a CDS encoding DNA-directed RNA polymerase subunit K: MSQKISVGPPKITRFEKARIVGARALQISMGAPILVDAEENTNPIDIALSELDAGILPITIRRTLPDGTFQDIPLKWLA, encoded by the coding sequence ATGTCACAAAAAATTAGTGTAGGACCCCCAAAAATTACTCGCTTCGAGAAAGCCCGCATCGTAGGCGCACGGGCATTGCAAATCTCGATGGGAGCACCAATCCTCGTAGACGCAGAAGAAAACACCAACCCAATCGACATCGCACTGTCCGAATTGGACGCAGGCATCTTGCCCATCACCATCCGACGAACACTGCCCGACGGCACATTCCAAGACATTCCCCTCAAATGGCTCGCCTAA